The proteins below are encoded in one region of Geomonas ferrireducens:
- a CDS encoding glutamate synthase subunit beta produces MGKPTGFMEYNRELPADREPLERLKDWNEFHLHLPEDHLRTQGARCMDCGIPFCHTGMLVSGMACGCPINNLIPEWNDLVYRGLWKQALARLLRTNNFPEFTGRVCPAPCEGSCTLGSIDPAVTIKNIEVSIIDRAWAEGWIAPNPPQVRTGKKVAVVGSGPAGLSAAAQLNKAGHQVTVFERADLPGGLLMYGIPNMKLDKREVVLRRVKLMEQEGINFVCNTAIGGAEYPVEKLKQEFDAVILATGATLPRDLPIDGRKLSGIHFAMDFLTANTKAVLNEGAEFISAKGKDVIIIGGGDTGTDCVGTSLRHGCNSVTQLEIMPRFPDTRSADNPWPEWPKVHKVDYGQEEAAAKFGADPRVFLTTATKFEGDADGNVKAVHTVEVEWKQNEKGQYIPVPVPGTEKVRPASLVLLAMGFLGPEQELPEALGLERDGRSNIKADFNRYNTSVEGVFAAGDCRRGQSLVVWAFNEGRGAARECDRFLMGETELP; encoded by the coding sequence ATGGGAAAACCTACCGGATTCATGGAATACAATCGCGAGCTCCCGGCCGACCGCGAGCCGCTTGAGAGGCTCAAGGACTGGAACGAGTTCCATCTGCATCTGCCGGAGGATCACCTCCGCACCCAGGGGGCGCGCTGCATGGACTGCGGCATCCCCTTCTGCCACACCGGGATGCTGGTGAGCGGCATGGCCTGCGGCTGTCCCATCAACAACCTGATCCCCGAGTGGAACGACCTCGTCTACCGCGGCCTCTGGAAGCAGGCGCTGGCGAGACTTCTGAGGACCAACAACTTCCCCGAGTTCACCGGCCGGGTCTGCCCCGCCCCGTGCGAGGGGTCGTGCACCCTGGGCTCCATCGACCCCGCGGTCACCATCAAGAACATCGAGGTGAGCATCATCGACCGCGCCTGGGCCGAAGGGTGGATCGCCCCGAACCCGCCGCAGGTGAGAACCGGCAAGAAGGTCGCCGTGGTCGGCTCCGGCCCGGCAGGCCTCTCCGCCGCCGCCCAGCTCAACAAGGCGGGGCACCAGGTGACCGTCTTCGAGCGCGCCGACCTCCCGGGGGGCCTTCTCATGTACGGCATCCCCAACATGAAGCTCGACAAGCGCGAAGTAGTGCTGCGCCGCGTGAAGCTCATGGAGCAGGAGGGGATCAACTTCGTCTGCAACACCGCCATCGGCGGCGCCGAGTACCCGGTCGAGAAGCTGAAGCAGGAGTTCGACGCGGTCATCCTCGCCACCGGCGCCACCCTCCCCCGCGACCTCCCGATCGACGGGCGGAAGCTTTCGGGGATCCACTTCGCCATGGACTTCCTCACCGCCAACACGAAGGCGGTCTTGAACGAGGGAGCCGAGTTCATCTCGGCGAAAGGCAAAGACGTCATCATCATCGGCGGCGGCGACACCGGCACCGACTGCGTCGGGACCTCGCTGCGCCACGGTTGCAACTCGGTCACCCAGCTTGAGATCATGCCCCGTTTCCCCGACACCCGCTCCGCCGACAACCCGTGGCCGGAGTGGCCGAAGGTCCACAAGGTCGACTACGGCCAGGAGGAGGCCGCCGCGAAGTTCGGCGCCGATCCCCGCGTGTTCCTCACCACCGCCACCAAGTTCGAGGGTGATGCCGACGGCAACGTGAAAGCGGTGCACACCGTCGAGGTGGAATGGAAGCAAAACGAGAAGGGACAGTACATCCCGGTCCCGGTGCCCGGCACCGAGAAGGTCCGTCCAGCGAGCCTCGTGCTGCTCGCCATGGGCTTTCTGGGCCCCGAGCAGGAGCTTCCCGAAGCGCTCGGCCTCGAGCGTGACGGCCGCAGCAACATCAAAGCCGACTTCAACCGCTACAACACCAGCGTCGAGGGCGTCTTCGCCGCCGGTGACTGCCGTCGCGGCCAGAGCCTCGTCGTCTGGGCCTTCAACGAAGGGCGCGGTGCCGCACGCGAGTGCGACCGTTTCCTGATGGGAGAGACCGAGCTGCCGTAG
- the katG gene encoding catalase/peroxidase HPI, translating into MSTQEKCPVTGKIGRPAASRGASNRDWWPNQLDLKVLHQHSSLSNPMDKTYNYAEEFKTLDIDTVKKDLFELMADSQQWWPADYGHYGPLFIRMAWHSAGTYRIGDGRGGAGMGAQRFAPLNSWPDNASLDKARRLLWPIKQKYGRKISWADLIILAGNCALESMGFRTFGFAGGREDVWEAPEDIYWGMEETWLGDKRYSGERELENPLAAVQMGLIYVNPEGPNGNPDPVAAARDIRETFARMAMNDEETVALIAGGHTFGKCHGAGPASHVGPEPEAAGIEEQGLGWKSSFGTGKGPHAITSGLEGAWTPDPIKWDNGYFDVLFGYDFELVKSPAGAHQWIPKDPAARSTVPDAHDPAKRHAPMMLTTDLALKVDPVYGPIAKRFHAHPDQFADAFARAWFKLTHRDMGPRSRYLGPLVPSEELIWQDPVPERTYPLIDADDIVSLKGRILASGLSVAQLVATAWASAATFRGSDKRGGANGARIRLAPQKDWEVNQPAQLAVVLQALEGIRTQFNGAQSGGKQVSLADLIVLGGFAAVEEAAKSAGCKVAVPFIPGRTDAAQEQTDPASFAVLEPVADGFRNYLRKKYAVPSEELLVDRAQLLTLTAPEMTVLVGGMRVLGANVGQAPHGVFTKRTGVLSNDFFVNLLDMGTAWSAVPGDDEVFEGRDRATGALKWTGTRVDLIFGSNAQLRAIAEVYGSADAQEKFVHDFVAAWHKVMNLDRFDLARP; encoded by the coding sequence ATGAGTACGCAAGAGAAGTGCCCGGTAACGGGTAAGATCGGCAGGCCTGCCGCCTCCCGCGGCGCGTCGAACCGGGATTGGTGGCCAAACCAGCTGGACCTCAAGGTCCTGCATCAGCACTCAAGCCTGTCGAATCCGATGGACAAAACCTACAACTACGCAGAGGAGTTCAAGACTCTCGATATCGATACCGTTAAGAAAGATCTGTTCGAACTGATGGCCGATTCGCAGCAGTGGTGGCCGGCGGACTACGGCCATTACGGCCCGCTCTTCATCCGCATGGCGTGGCACAGCGCGGGCACCTACCGCATCGGTGACGGCCGCGGCGGTGCCGGGATGGGGGCGCAGCGCTTCGCCCCGCTCAACAGTTGGCCCGACAACGCGAGCCTCGACAAGGCGCGCAGGCTCTTGTGGCCCATAAAGCAGAAGTACGGCCGGAAGATCTCCTGGGCGGACCTCATCATCCTTGCCGGGAACTGCGCCCTCGAATCGATGGGATTCAGGACCTTCGGGTTTGCCGGTGGGCGCGAGGATGTCTGGGAGGCGCCGGAGGACATCTATTGGGGGATGGAGGAGACCTGGCTTGGGGACAAGCGCTACTCCGGGGAGCGGGAGCTTGAAAATCCCCTCGCCGCGGTCCAGATGGGGCTCATCTACGTTAATCCGGAAGGGCCAAACGGCAACCCTGACCCGGTCGCCGCGGCCAGGGACATACGCGAAACCTTTGCGCGGATGGCCATGAACGACGAAGAGACCGTCGCGTTGATCGCCGGCGGCCACACCTTCGGCAAATGCCACGGCGCGGGGCCGGCCTCACACGTCGGGCCCGAGCCGGAGGCTGCGGGTATCGAGGAGCAGGGGCTGGGCTGGAAGAGCAGCTTCGGCACCGGGAAAGGACCGCACGCGATCACGAGTGGCCTGGAAGGCGCGTGGACCCCGGATCCGATCAAGTGGGACAACGGCTATTTCGACGTCCTCTTCGGCTACGATTTCGAACTCGTCAAGAGCCCTGCCGGCGCCCACCAGTGGATCCCCAAGGACCCGGCGGCGCGAAGCACGGTCCCGGACGCCCACGACCCCGCGAAGCGGCACGCGCCCATGATGCTCACCACCGACCTTGCCCTGAAGGTGGACCCGGTCTACGGGCCGATCGCAAAGCGCTTCCACGCGCATCCCGACCAGTTCGCCGACGCCTTCGCCAGGGCCTGGTTCAAGCTGACGCACCGCGACATGGGACCGCGTTCGCGCTATCTCGGCCCGCTCGTTCCCTCCGAAGAGCTGATCTGGCAGGACCCCGTTCCCGAGCGCACCTATCCGCTGATCGATGCCGACGACATCGTGTCCCTCAAGGGAAGGATCCTCGCCTCGGGGCTTTCCGTCGCGCAACTGGTAGCGACCGCTTGGGCCTCGGCCGCCACCTTCCGCGGCTCCGACAAGCGCGGCGGGGCGAACGGGGCGCGCATCCGGCTCGCACCGCAGAAGGATTGGGAGGTGAACCAACCGGCCCAGCTCGCCGTCGTGCTGCAGGCCCTGGAAGGGATCAGGACGCAGTTCAACGGCGCCCAGTCGGGCGGAAAGCAGGTTTCCCTGGCCGATCTGATCGTCCTGGGGGGCTTCGCGGCGGTCGAGGAGGCGGCGAAGAGCGCCGGCTGCAAAGTCGCCGTCCCCTTCATCCCAGGGCGCACCGACGCCGCGCAGGAGCAGACCGACCCGGCTTCCTTCGCCGTGCTCGAGCCGGTCGCCGACGGCTTCCGCAACTACTTAAGGAAGAAGTACGCGGTTCCGTCAGAGGAGCTCCTGGTGGACCGTGCGCAGCTGCTGACCCTGACCGCGCCGGAGATGACCGTACTGGTGGGGGGGATGCGCGTCCTCGGCGCCAACGTGGGACAAGCGCCGCACGGGGTGTTCACGAAGCGGACCGGGGTGCTCAGCAACGACTTTTTCGTGAACCTGCTGGATATGGGAACGGCATGGAGTGCGGTGCCGGGGGACGACGAGGTCTTCGAGGGGCGCGACCGGGCGACCGGCGCGTTGAAGTGGACCGGCACCCGCGTCGATCTCATCTTCGGATCGAACGCGCAACTGCGGGCCATAGCCGAGGTGTACGGCAGCGCCGATGCCCAGGAGAAGTTCGTGCACGATTTCGTGGCGGCATGGCACAAGGTCATGAACCTCGACCGCTTCGACCTCGCCCGTCCTTGA